A region of Bradyrhizobium sp. SZCCHNS1050 DNA encodes the following proteins:
- a CDS encoding ABC transporter permease: MAEAKIILRDTSAASAAPADVARKLGVLELLWNDGFVRKSLIIVLLAAIWQAYGSYLDNPLLFPTFSDTIAALWEKVRDGTIPMRVWTSLKVLFMGYAAGIVLAAILTVLAISTRIGTDFLETITAMFNPLPAIALLPLALIWFGLGSGSLVFVLIHSVLWPVALNTHSGFKSVSNTLRMVGRNYGLSGFSYVIRILIPAAFGAILTGLKIGWAFAWRTLIAAELVFGVSSGQGGLGWFIFENRNLLEIPAVFAGLLTVILIGVVVENLIFRTIERKTVLTWGTQS, from the coding sequence ATGGCTGAAGCCAAGATCATCCTGCGCGATACGTCGGCCGCGAGCGCCGCGCCTGCAGATGTCGCGCGCAAGCTCGGCGTGCTCGAGCTGCTGTGGAACGACGGCTTCGTGCGCAAGAGCCTGATCATCGTCTTGCTCGCCGCGATCTGGCAGGCCTATGGCAGCTATCTCGACAATCCCCTGCTGTTCCCGACCTTCTCCGACACCATCGCGGCGCTGTGGGAGAAGGTCCGCGACGGCACCATCCCGATGCGCGTCTGGACCTCGCTGAAGGTGCTGTTCATGGGCTATGCCGCAGGCATCGTTCTCGCGGCGATCCTGACTGTGCTCGCGATCTCGACCCGCATCGGCACCGATTTCCTCGAGACGATCACGGCGATGTTCAATCCCTTGCCGGCGATCGCGCTGCTGCCGCTGGCGCTGATCTGGTTCGGGCTCGGCAGCGGCAGTCTCGTCTTCGTGCTGATCCATTCGGTGCTGTGGCCCGTCGCGCTCAACACCCATTCCGGCTTCAAAAGCGTCTCGAACACGCTGCGCATGGTCGGGCGCAACTACGGTCTCAGCGGCTTCTCCTATGTGATCCGAATCCTGATTCCGGCGGCGTTCGGCGCCATCCTCACGGGTTTGAAGATCGGCTGGGCCTTCGCCTGGCGCACCCTGATCGCGGCCGAGCTGGTGTTCGGTGTCTCCTCGGGGCAGGGCGGCCTCGGCTGGTTCATCTTCGAGAACCGCAATCTGCTCGAGATCCCCGCGGTGTTTGCCGGCCTCCTGACCGTGATCCTGATCGGCGTCGTGGTCGAGAACCTGATCTTCCGCACCATCGAGCGCAAGACCGTGCTGACCTGGGGAACGCAATCATGA
- a CDS encoding PilZ domain-containing protein, which translates to MSDDNKGTERVTFSRGYDVCIMGIDGTWRRDCQLNAISDTDAVLTVEGSIQGLNLKEFFLLLSSTGLAYRRCELVRVNGSEMDIQFIKGKNKKKRGNASAGQETTVN; encoded by the coding sequence ATGTCTGACGACAACAAAGGTACGGAGCGCGTCACCTTCAGCCGTGGTTACGATGTCTGCATCATGGGCATCGACGGGACCTGGCGCAGGGACTGCCAGCTCAACGCCATCTCGGACACCGACGCGGTGCTGACGGTCGAGGGATCGATCCAGGGATTGAATCTGAAAGAGTTCTTTCTGCTGCTGTCCTCGACGGGGCTCGCCTACCGCCGCTGCGAGCTGGTCCGGGTCAACGGCTCCGAGATGGACATCCAGTTCATCAAGGGAAAGAACAAGAAGAAACGTGGCAACGCTTCCGCCGGCCAGGAAACGACCGTCAACTAG
- a CDS encoding ABC transporter ATP-binding protein: MSALLDVDGVTLRYKTSSAVITATERVGFSVDRSDRFVLLGPSGCGKSTLLKAVGGYIKPSEGRMRISGREITGPGADRMMIFQEFDQLLPWKTVLANVMFPLLTARRMPREEAESRARTYIEKVGLTRVVDAYPHTLSGGMKQRVAIARGMAMEPDILLMDEPFAALDALTRRTCQDELLQLWNETKFTVLFVTHSIAEAIKIGNRILLLSPHPGRVKAEVVDVDKVSAEDGSAARLEKQIHDLLFSEPATTH, translated from the coding sequence ATGTCCGCGCTGCTCGACGTCGATGGCGTCACCCTGCGCTACAAGACCTCCAGCGCGGTAATCACCGCGACGGAGCGGGTCGGCTTCTCCGTCGACCGCTCCGATCGCTTCGTGCTGCTGGGACCGTCCGGTTGCGGCAAGTCGACCTTGCTGAAGGCGGTCGGTGGCTACATCAAGCCGAGCGAGGGCCGGATGCGCATCAGCGGCCGCGAGATCACCGGTCCTGGCGCCGATCGCATGATGATCTTCCAGGAGTTCGACCAGCTGCTGCCGTGGAAGACCGTGCTCGCCAACGTGATGTTCCCGCTGCTGACGGCGCGGCGCATGCCGCGCGAGGAGGCCGAGAGCCGCGCCCGCACCTATATCGAGAAAGTCGGGCTGACGCGCGTCGTCGATGCCTATCCGCACACGCTGTCGGGCGGCATGAAGCAGCGCGTCGCGATCGCCCGGGGCATGGCGATGGAGCCGGACATCCTGCTGATGGACGAGCCGTTCGCCGCGCTCGATGCGCTGACGCGGCGCACCTGCCAGGACGAGCTGCTGCAGTTGTGGAACGAGACGAAATTCACCGTCTTGTTCGTGACGCATTCGATCGCCGAAGCCATCAAGATCGGCAACCGCATTCTGCTGCTGTCGCCGCATCCCGGCCGCGTCAAGGCCGAGGTGGTCGACGTCGACAAGGTCTCGGCCGAGGACGGCAGCGCGGCGCGCCTGGAGAAGCAGATCCATGATCTCTTGTTCTCCGAACCTGCAACGACGCATTGA
- a CDS encoding ABC transporter substrate-binding protein — protein MFEKFARSGARAAGLLATLLVAAAWNDAAQAQQKTEISLSRQPGIFYMPSHIIEKNKLIEKHAAALGVPGVTTKWLTFSGGGAQTDALLSGSVDILNTGTGNLLLLWDRTRGGVKGIVATSAQPMTLISRDPNIKSIKDFGPSDKIAVPTVKVSTQAIVLQIAAAEAFGADQWNKLDANTVQLGHPDAYTALSNPQHEVHNHFSIPPYTFLELKNVPGAHVVMNSPDVMGGPLSQAQFFTTTKFADANPKIIQAVRDATKEAQDLIRSDTRTAVEIYKEITGDKTSVDDLLAWLKEPGMMEWNLEPQGTMKFAAHLAKIGTIKTQPKAWTDYYLPVAHDLKGN, from the coding sequence ATGTTCGAGAAGTTCGCGCGCTCGGGCGCACGAGCCGCCGGCCTGCTGGCCACGCTGCTGGTCGCGGCGGCCTGGAATGACGCCGCGCAGGCCCAGCAGAAGACCGAAATCTCGCTGTCGCGCCAGCCTGGCATCTTCTACATGCCGAGCCACATCATCGAGAAGAACAAGCTGATCGAGAAGCATGCGGCCGCGCTCGGCGTGCCCGGCGTCACCACCAAATGGCTGACCTTCTCCGGCGGCGGCGCGCAGACCGATGCGCTGTTGTCGGGCAGCGTCGACATCCTCAACACCGGCACCGGCAATCTGCTGCTGTTGTGGGATCGTACCCGCGGTGGCGTGAAGGGCATCGTCGCCACCTCGGCGCAGCCGATGACCCTGATCAGCCGCGATCCCAACATCAAGTCGATCAAGGACTTCGGTCCCAGTGACAAGATCGCCGTGCCGACCGTCAAGGTCTCGACCCAGGCCATCGTGCTGCAGATCGCGGCCGCCGAAGCGTTCGGCGCCGATCAGTGGAACAAGCTCGACGCCAACACCGTGCAGCTCGGTCACCCCGACGCCTATACGGCGCTGTCGAACCCGCAGCACGAGGTGCACAATCATTTCTCGATCCCGCCCTACACGTTCCTCGAATTGAAGAACGTGCCCGGCGCGCATGTCGTGATGAATTCGCCCGACGTCATGGGCGGACCGCTGAGCCAGGCGCAGTTCTTCACCACCACGAAGTTCGCCGACGCCAATCCGAAGATCATCCAGGCGGTGCGCGATGCGACCAAGGAAGCGCAGGACCTGATCCGCAGCGATACCAGGACGGCGGTCGAGATCTACAAGGAGATCACCGGCGACAAGACCTCGGTCGATGACCTGCTCGCCTGGCTCAAGGAGCCCGGCATGATGGAATGGAATCTGGAGCCGCAGGGCACCATGAAGTTCGCGGCCCATCTCGCCAAGATCGGTACCATCAAGACCCAGCCCAAGGCCTGGACCGACTATTATCTGCCGGTCGCGCATGATCTGAAGGGCAACTGA
- a CDS encoding response regulator, which produces MAKILVVDDDPLMQLTIQRVLERAGHVVGIAGDGQKALVRFTSESFDLVILDIFMPGMDGLEAMRLILKHTPGVPIIMTSGRAHSPTSVIEPDYLTMATRLGAVSALPKPFKPAALLTMVSECLASAGDRAARPRPGQDAVPKS; this is translated from the coding sequence GTGGCGAAGATTCTGGTCGTGGACGACGATCCGCTCATGCAGCTGACAATTCAGCGCGTGCTCGAACGGGCCGGTCACGTCGTCGGCATCGCGGGCGACGGCCAGAAGGCGCTCGTCCGCTTCACGAGCGAGAGCTTTGACTTGGTGATCCTGGACATCTTCATGCCGGGCATGGACGGGCTGGAGGCGATGCGCTTGATCCTCAAGCACACGCCCGGCGTTCCGATCATCATGACCTCGGGACGTGCCCACAGCCCGACCTCAGTGATAGAGCCCGATTATCTTACCATGGCCACGAGGCTGGGAGCGGTGTCCGCATTGCCCAAGCCGTTCAAACCGGCAGCTCTCCTGACGATGGTTTCCGAATGCCTGGCATCGGCAGGCGATCGGGCTGCTCGACCCCGGCCAGGCCAAGATGCTGTTCCGAAATCCTGA
- a CDS encoding response regulator: MPVMSSELASSRSERADDGERRALQLLVVDDDAAQRTLIALAAKQAGHAVTVAATCSDAIREVRNNRFDCVTLDLMLEDGEGTEVLKVIADTRFAGSVIVISGMDAAKRIEARLFARSLGIDLQSLPKPVDLAALRICLANLGKTVLGLPVVHTWGGVAAESVAAKHRS, translated from the coding sequence ATGCCGGTCATGAGTTCGGAACTTGCATCCAGCCGGTCGGAGCGCGCCGATGATGGCGAACGGCGCGCGCTGCAGCTCTTGGTCGTCGACGACGACGCCGCGCAGCGGACGCTGATCGCGCTGGCGGCCAAGCAGGCCGGCCACGCCGTGACGGTCGCGGCCACGTGCAGCGATGCGATCCGCGAGGTGCGCAACAACCGCTTTGACTGCGTGACGCTCGATCTCATGCTCGAGGATGGCGAGGGGACCGAGGTCCTCAAGGTCATCGCAGATACCCGCTTCGCCGGTTCCGTGATCGTGATCAGCGGCATGGATGCGGCAAAGCGAATTGAGGCCCGGCTGTTCGCGCGCTCGCTCGGGATCGACCTGCAGAGCCTGCCGAAGCCAGTCGATCTGGCAGCGTTGCGCATCTGCCTGGCGAATCTCGGCAAGACTGTGCTCGGCCTGCCCGTGGTTCACACCTGGGGCGGCGTCGCCGCCGAAAGTGTTGCCGCGAAGCATCGGTCCTGA
- a CDS encoding GntR family transcriptional regulator, protein MALPATPAAVLPPERLDPSRRAAPQVFERLRDQIIALALPPGAPLSRPALQAEFGLSSTPIRDALMRLAEEGLVDVFPQHATLVSRIDVGRAQQAQFLRQALELEIVRLLALRPAAAPIDELHALIAQQRRFARDGDFASFTVVDNAFHERLYTAADKHELWTLVRSRSGHIDRLRRLHLPSPGKAQTILRHHKQIVDAIAAGRPNDAQTHLREHLTGTLSDLATIRGRWPDYLSG, encoded by the coding sequence ATGGCATTGCCCGCGACGCCTGCTGCGGTTCTCCCGCCCGAACGGCTCGATCCGAGCCGGCGCGCGGCACCGCAGGTCTTCGAGCGGTTGCGCGACCAGATCATCGCCCTCGCGCTCCCACCGGGAGCGCCATTGTCGCGGCCGGCGCTGCAGGCCGAGTTCGGCCTCAGCTCGACGCCGATCCGCGACGCGCTGATGCGCCTCGCCGAGGAAGGCCTCGTCGACGTGTTCCCGCAGCACGCGACCCTGGTCAGCCGCATCGATGTTGGTCGGGCGCAGCAGGCGCAGTTCCTGCGCCAGGCGCTGGAGCTCGAGATCGTGCGCCTGCTCGCGCTGCGGCCTGCGGCGGCGCCGATCGACGAACTCCATGCTCTGATCGCCCAGCAGCGGCGATTCGCCAGGGACGGCGACTTCGCGTCATTCACGGTGGTCGACAACGCATTCCACGAGCGGCTCTACACTGCCGCGGACAAGCACGAGCTGTGGACCCTGGTGCGCAGCCGCAGCGGTCACATCGACCGGTTGCGCCGGCTGCATCTGCCCTCACCCGGCAAGGCGCAGACGATCCTGCGCCATCACAAGCAGATCGTCGATGCGATCGCCGCGGGCCGGCCGAACGACGCGCAGACGCATCTGCGCGAGCACCTGACCGGGACGCTGAGCGACCTCGCGACCATTCGCGGCCGCTGGCCGGACTATCTCAGTGGCTAG
- a CDS encoding response regulator transcription factor, with product MAEQTASRGEIFVVDDDPAVRDTLSMVLSAGGYEVICFADGAALLAVARSRTPACILLDVHIPGKSGLDILRELHGEDYPAPIFMISGQGDIPMAVNAIKNGALDFIEKPFRGSEIVARLNEAIGAFARRQKENASPKIGSLHFPGREPLTRREREVLEQFTAGASNKEAGRTLGISPRTIEDHRANIMKKLGARNAADLIRIVMTASRAN from the coding sequence ATGGCCGAACAAACAGCTTCCCGCGGTGAGATTTTTGTCGTCGATGACGACCCAGCCGTGCGCGACACCCTCTCGATGGTCTTGTCGGCAGGTGGGTATGAAGTGATCTGTTTTGCGGACGGCGCCGCGCTCCTGGCGGTGGCGCGGAGCAGGACACCGGCCTGTATCCTGCTCGACGTGCACATCCCCGGAAAGTCCGGTCTCGACATTCTCAGGGAACTGCACGGCGAGGACTATCCGGCTCCGATCTTCATGATCTCGGGCCAGGGCGACATCCCGATGGCCGTCAATGCGATCAAGAACGGGGCGCTCGACTTCATCGAGAAGCCGTTCCGCGGCAGTGAGATCGTGGCCCGTCTGAACGAGGCGATCGGCGCGTTCGCGCGGCGGCAGAAGGAGAATGCCTCGCCGAAGATCGGCTCGCTGCATTTCCCCGGCCGCGAGCCGCTGACGCGGCGCGAGCGCGAGGTCCTGGAACAATTCACGGCGGGGGCCTCGAACAAGGAGGCGGGGCGCACGCTGGGCATCAGCCCGCGCACGATCGAGGATCACCGCGCCAACATCATGAAGAAGCTCGGCGCGCGCAACGCGGCCGATCTGATCCGCATCGTGATGACGGCGTCGCGCGCCAATTGA
- the araD gene encoding L-arabinonate dehydratase — translation MSHKKSPDQLRSARWFAPDDLRSFGHRSRVMQMGYAQEEWKGRPVIAIVNTWSDAQPCHMHFKQRVDDVKRGVLMAGGFPIELPALSLSESLLKPTTMLYRNMLAMDVEELLRGHPVDGVVLMGGCDKTTPALLLGATSMNLPAIYLPAGPMLRGNWKGKTLGSGSDAWKYWDERRAGKLSDADWNAMEAGIARSHGTCMTMGTASTMTAIAEAIGMTLPGASSIPAADAEHIRMSSECGRRVVEMVWEDLTPSKIQTHAAFENAIAVAMAMGCSTNAIIHVIAQARRAGADIGLDDFEAASRKVPVLANVRPSGDAYLMEDFYYAGGLPGLMSRMKEHLHLDCLTVNGRTLGDNIADAGVYNDDVIRPQSNPIYREGALAVLKGNLAPDGCVIKPSACDPRFLRHTGPALVFDDYPSMKKAIDDPDLDVTADHVLILRNAGPQGGPGMPEWGMLPIPTKLVREGVRDMVRLSDARMSGTSYGACILHVAPEAYVGGPLALVKNGDLITLDVAARTINLDVPEEELARRRAAWTPPAPRFERGYGWMFARHIRQANDGCDFDFLETGFGAPVGEPAIY, via the coding sequence ATGAGCCACAAGAAGAGCCCCGATCAGCTGCGCAGCGCGCGCTGGTTCGCGCCCGACGATCTCCGTTCCTTCGGCCATCGTTCGCGCGTGATGCAGATGGGCTATGCCCAGGAGGAGTGGAAGGGCCGTCCGGTCATCGCCATCGTCAACACCTGGTCCGACGCGCAGCCCTGCCACATGCACTTCAAGCAGCGCGTCGACGACGTCAAGCGCGGCGTGCTGATGGCCGGCGGTTTCCCGATCGAGCTGCCGGCGCTGTCGCTGTCGGAGTCGCTGTTGAAGCCGACCACGATGCTCTATCGCAACATGCTGGCGATGGATGTCGAGGAGCTCTTGCGCGGCCACCCCGTCGATGGCGTCGTGCTGATGGGCGGCTGCGACAAGACCACGCCGGCGCTGCTGCTCGGCGCCACCAGCATGAACCTGCCGGCGATCTATCTCCCGGCCGGGCCGATGCTGCGCGGCAACTGGAAGGGCAAGACGCTCGGCTCCGGGTCCGACGCCTGGAAGTACTGGGATGAACGCCGCGCCGGCAAGCTGTCGGACGCCGATTGGAATGCCATGGAGGCCGGCATCGCCCGCAGCCACGGCACCTGCATGACCATGGGGACGGCCTCGACCATGACCGCGATCGCGGAAGCGATCGGCATGACCTTGCCCGGCGCCTCGTCGATTCCGGCTGCCGATGCCGAGCACATCCGCATGAGCTCGGAATGCGGCCGCCGCGTCGTCGAGATGGTGTGGGAGGACCTGACGCCATCGAAGATCCAGACCCACGCAGCGTTCGAGAATGCGATCGCGGTCGCCATGGCGATGGGCTGCTCGACCAACGCCATCATCCATGTGATCGCGCAGGCGCGCCGCGCCGGCGCCGATATAGGCCTCGACGATTTCGAGGCCGCCAGCCGCAAGGTGCCGGTGCTCGCCAATGTCCGGCCGAGCGGCGACGCCTATCTGATGGAGGATTTCTACTACGCCGGCGGCCTGCCCGGGCTGATGAGCCGGATGAAAGAGCATCTCCATCTCGACTGCCTCACTGTCAACGGCCGTACGCTCGGCGACAACATCGCTGACGCCGGCGTCTACAATGACGACGTCATCCGTCCGCAGTCGAACCCGATCTACCGCGAGGGCGCGCTCGCCGTGCTCAAGGGCAACCTTGCGCCGGACGGCTGCGTCATCAAGCCCTCTGCCTGCGATCCGCGCTTCCTCAGGCACACCGGCCCGGCGCTGGTGTTCGACGACTATCCCTCGATGAAGAAGGCGATCGACGATCCCGATCTCGACGTCACCGCCGACCATGTGCTGATCCTGCGCAATGCCGGGCCCCAGGGCGGGCCGGGGATGCCGGAATGGGGCATGCTGCCGATCCCGACCAAGCTCGTGCGCGAGGGCGTGCGCGACATGGTCCGGCTGTCCGACGCGCGCATGAGCGGCACGAGCTATGGCGCCTGCATCCTGCATGTGGCGCCGGAGGCCTATGTCGGCGGCCCGCTGGCGCTGGTGAAGAATGGCGACCTGATCACGCTCGACGTCGCCGCGCGCACCATCAATCTCGACGTGCCCGAGGAGGAGCTGGCGCGCCGCCGCGCCGCCTGGACACCGCCGGCGCCGCGTTTCGAGCGCGGCTATGGCTGGATGTTCGCCCGCCACATCCGCCAAGCCAATGACGGTTGCGACTTCGACTTCCTGGAGACCGGCTTCGGCGCGCCGGTCGGGGAACCCGCGATTTATTAG
- a CDS encoding PAS domain S-box protein — translation MLFRNPDGRTEGLLLSGAQRASETPRFGGRLTLTTRLAIAMILLVAIAVFAVGWLGYRSLERALLPRALDRIESHSRLMATELENYVGGARNDINGYRASPNLATLIRTLKTGAPDPREGLPAQSWRERVATRYFAELQAKPTYAMIRLVGIENDYRELIRVDRLGPGNTVRIVPENELITRGERNYIKETLSLPPGGIRLSPIILDGNTTDPKTGVPMLCVGTPVFAPDGKPYAILMVDLDMRPIFAHLRTAARPGAQLYVVNARGDYLFHPESDREFASKRGRSTRWQDDFPTLAGATGSAEGFAQILHDEADRPGGVAFAPALLAGQEWVAVIETIPNTAFMAPALAIRKTAIEVGLIAMLCAAALAFVVARSLTRPINQLTQAVEGVGRGEAVNIPLDAVGETGVLARAFARVLDEVRTKTAELEREVQEHYLTEAARDHFAARERLYSAAVESSNDAIVTLSLDGTITAWNPAAEAMLGYSAEEAVGRLADFLVPPERMAEAQDLLARMARGERIQHFETVRIRKDGELVQVSLSVSPIKSPTGQIIGASKIARDITESRRTELALRQQTEERRRIFETSQDLILITDRNGILVQVSPSVEAILGYTPAEMIGRSGAEFIHPDDLPKAREELRASRLGLRARTSDCRYVHKDGRVVTLSWTSNWSEPVQRHFFIGRDMTESRLAQETLRESEQLARNIVETALDAFVQVDDNGAILNWNSQAEKIFGWSRAEIIGKDVFDVITVGDVGEELRAALGRILMTGQASALGGGRRREVMVKRRDGREFKAELSVTALKTRNGFVLNGFFRDLTDKIATEERIRQSEKMEAIGQLTGGIAHDFNNILTVITGTIEILAAAVAKEPQLAAITRMIDEAAARGADLTQHLLAFARRQPLQPREVDVNTLMIDTAKLLRPTLGEQIEIESVFQDETCVAHVDPNQLATAVINLALNARDAMPNGGKLILETGWADLDENYASLYDDVRPGRYAMIAVSDSGSGIPAAIIDKVFNPFFTSKGPGKGTGLGLSMVYGFVKQSAGHIRIYSEEGHGTTIRMYLPPGSEEAITQPSGDAPAIQGGQETILVVEDDRLVRGYVLAQLHALGYATLEAANAAEALAITNAGEPFDLLFTDIIMPGTMNGRQLASEIQRIRPTQRVLFTSGYTENAVVHHGRLDEGILLLPKPYRKSELAKMIRKALAATEA, via the coding sequence ATGCTGTTCCGAAATCCTGACGGCCGAACCGAAGGGCTCCTGCTCAGCGGCGCGCAGCGCGCGAGCGAGACGCCGCGGTTCGGCGGCCGCCTCACGCTGACGACGCGGCTGGCGATCGCGATGATCCTGCTGGTCGCGATCGCGGTGTTCGCCGTCGGCTGGCTCGGCTATCGCAGCCTCGAGCGGGCGCTGTTGCCGCGCGCGCTCGATCGAATCGAGTCGCATTCGCGCCTGATGGCGACCGAGCTCGAAAACTATGTCGGCGGCGCCCGGAACGACATCAACGGCTATCGCGCCTCGCCGAATCTGGCAACGTTGATACGCACACTGAAGACGGGAGCTCCCGATCCCCGCGAAGGGCTGCCGGCGCAGTCGTGGCGCGAGCGGGTCGCAACGCGCTACTTCGCCGAGCTACAGGCCAAGCCGACCTACGCGATGATCCGCCTGGTCGGGATCGAGAACGATTATCGCGAGCTGATCCGGGTCGACCGGCTCGGGCCGGGCAACACGGTTCGGATCGTTCCGGAGAACGAGCTGATCACGCGCGGCGAGCGCAACTACATCAAGGAGACGCTGAGCCTGCCGCCCGGCGGCATCCGGCTCTCGCCGATCATTCTCGACGGCAACACGACGGACCCCAAGACAGGCGTGCCGATGCTGTGCGTCGGCACGCCGGTGTTCGCGCCGGACGGCAAGCCGTACGCGATCCTGATGGTCGATCTCGACATGCGCCCGATCTTCGCGCATCTGCGCACGGCGGCCCGCCCGGGCGCGCAGCTCTATGTCGTGAACGCCCGCGGCGACTATCTCTTCCATCCCGAATCAGACCGGGAATTCGCCTCGAAACGCGGCCGATCGACGCGATGGCAGGACGATTTTCCGACGCTCGCAGGCGCGACCGGCAGCGCCGAGGGTTTCGCGCAGATCCTGCACGACGAAGCCGATCGCCCCGGCGGTGTCGCCTTCGCGCCGGCGCTGCTCGCGGGACAGGAATGGGTGGCGGTGATCGAGACGATCCCGAACACCGCCTTCATGGCGCCCGCCCTCGCCATCCGCAAGACGGCGATCGAGGTCGGCCTGATCGCGATGCTGTGCGCGGCCGCGCTCGCCTTCGTGGTCGCGCGCTCGCTGACGCGGCCGATCAACCAACTGACCCAGGCCGTCGAGGGCGTGGGGCGCGGCGAGGCGGTGAATATCCCGCTCGATGCGGTCGGCGAGACCGGCGTGCTGGCGCGCGCCTTCGCCCGCGTGCTGGACGAGGTTCGCACCAAGACCGCCGAGCTCGAGCGCGAGGTCCAGGAGCATTACCTGACCGAAGCAGCGCGCGACCATTTCGCCGCCCGCGAACGGCTCTACAGTGCCGCGGTGGAATCGTCGAACGACGCGATCGTGACGCTGTCGCTGGACGGCACCATCACCGCCTGGAATCCGGCAGCCGAGGCCATGCTGGGCTACTCCGCCGAGGAGGCCGTGGGCCGCCTTGCGGATTTCCTCGTGCCGCCCGAGCGCATGGCCGAGGCCCAGGACCTTCTGGCGCGCATGGCCCGCGGCGAGCGGATCCAGCATTTCGAGACGGTGCGGATCCGCAAGGACGGTGAGCTGGTCCAGGTCTCGCTCAGTGTCTCGCCGATCAAATCACCGACGGGCCAGATCATCGGCGCCTCCAAGATCGCACGCGACATCACCGAGAGCCGCCGGACCGAACTGGCGCTGCGCCAGCAGACCGAGGAACGGCGGCGCATCTTCGAGACGTCGCAGGACCTGATCCTCATCACCGACCGCAATGGCATCCTGGTTCAGGTCTCACCGAGCGTGGAGGCGATTCTCGGCTATACGCCGGCGGAGATGATCGGCCGCAGCGGCGCGGAGTTCATCCACCCGGACGATCTACCCAAAGCACGCGAGGAGCTTCGCGCCTCGCGCCTCGGCCTTCGGGCGCGCACCTCCGACTGCCGCTACGTCCACAAGGACGGCCGCGTGGTGACGCTGTCCTGGACCTCGAACTGGTCGGAGCCGGTGCAGCGCCACTTCTTCATCGGCCGCGACATGACCGAGAGCCGGCTGGCGCAGGAGACGCTGCGGGAAAGCGAACAGCTCGCCCGCAACATCGTCGAGACCGCGCTCGATGCCTTCGTCCAGGTCGACGACAACGGCGCCATTCTCAACTGGAACTCCCAGGCCGAGAAGATCTTCGGCTGGTCGCGCGCCGAGATCATCGGCAAGGACGTCTTCGACGTGATCACGGTCGGGGATGTCGGCGAGGAGCTGCGCGCCGCGCTCGGCCGCATCCTGATGACCGGACAAGCGAGCGCACTCGGGGGCGGCCGCCGACGCGAGGTCATGGTGAAGCGGCGCGACGGCCGCGAGTTCAAGGCCGAGCTCAGCGTGACCGCGCTGAAGACCCGCAACGGCTTCGTGCTGAACGGCTTCTTCCGCGACCTCACCGACAAGATCGCGACCGAGGAGCGGATCCGCCAGTCCGAGAAGATGGAGGCGATCGGCCAGCTCACCGGTGGCATCGCACACGACTTCAACAACATCCTCACCGTGATCACCGGCACGATCGAGATTCTCGCCGCGGCCGTGGCCAAGGAGCCGCAGCTCGCCGCGATCACCAGGATGATCGACGAGGCCGCCGCGCGCGGGGCCGATCTCACCCAGCATCTGCTCGCCTTTGCGCGCCGGCAGCCGCTGCAGCCGCGCGAGGTCGACGTCAACACGCTGATGATCGACACGGCCAAGCTGCTGCGGCCGACGCTCGGAGAGCAGATCGAGATCGAGTCCGTCTTCCAGGACGAGACCTGCGTGGCGCATGTCGATCCGAACCAGCTCGCCACGGCGGTCATCAACCTCGCGCTCAATGCCCGCGACGCGATGCCGAATGGCGGCAAGCTCATCCTGGAGACCGGCTGGGCCGACCTCGACGAGAACTACGCAAGTCTCTACGACGACGTGCGGCCCGGTCGCTACGCGATGATCGCGGTGAGCGACAGTGGCAGCGGCATTCCCGCCGCCATCATCGACAAGGTGTTCAATCCGTTCTTCACCTCGAAGGGGCCGGGCAAGGGGACGGGGCTCGGATTGTCGATGGTGTACGGCTTCGTGAAGCAATCGGCCGGCCACATCAGGATCTACAGCGAAGAGGGCCACGGCACCACGATCCGGATGTACCTGCCGCCGGGCAGCGAAGAAGCGATCACGCAGCCCTCGGGCGACGCGCCGGCGATCCAGGGCGGCCAGGAGACGATCCTGGTGGTGGAGGACGACCGGCTGGTGCGCGGCTACGTTCTCGCCCAGCTCCATGCACTGGGCTATGCGACGCTGGAGGCGGCCAATGCCGCCGAAGCGCTGGCGATCACCAATGCCGGAGAGCCGTTCGATCTGCTCTTCACCGACATCATCATGCCGGGGACGATGAACGGCCGCCAGCTCGCATCCGAGATCCAGCGGATTCGTCCGACGCAGCGGGTCCTGTTCACCTCCGGCTACACCGAGAATGCCGTGGTGCATCACGGCCGGCTCGACGAAGGAATTCTTCTGCTGCCGAAGCCGTACCGCAAATCCGAGCTCGCCAAGATGATCCGCAAGGCGCTCGCCGCGACCGAGGCTTGA